In Colias croceus chromosome 26, ilColCroc2.1, one DNA window encodes the following:
- the LOC123703535 gene encoding uncharacterized protein LOC123703535, whose protein sequence is MEKQSEDDCGEKKPLPDDFCAFLPWACNQYQLDFLVVITRDLQNEYVSVGHHDRMKKGKSKAKLTSRMDVDSEDRDGKSDVFDTSFSTTSKTLKITALYDANDNLIKLKFLKNKLIPQKIWKIIGLMIQFQTYLTNITINGGLDQYTIYEISKFLNTSHLTELILDYSFLGEANYYLLFESENPLRYISLAGCGIDNTIVQTIASRLAYPLPASKKLRILNLSSNKITDSGAKHLADTLRSNRHLTYLNIAGNRISDVGASYLFDVLSEFPLLTDEIMQSRQRHMDYLKHKNDVIAKILQDLKAGDFEKRASKRKSLRPPSTPSTKRGKLDKEGSLKSLVDPNAKSLINVDMLLYDKAINMAENAIGDFEDPFSSSNTCVRDGILYCKGNNSLSYLNIGFNNLSYVSLNRILNVLLYQKSLDRRPSGLINIVIEGNPMPASSLKINEIDDIIDKGLESFRRMSGFKKRPHSKTMK, encoded by the exons ATGGAGAAGCAGAGTGAGGATGATTGTGGGGAGAAGAAACCGTTGCCAGATGACTTCTGCGCGTTCCTGCCGTGGGCCTGCAACCAGTACCAGCTGGACTTCCTGGTGGTTATCACACGGGATTTACaga ATGAATACGTAAGTGTGGGCCATCATGATCGCATGAAAAAAGGGAAGAGCAAAGCAAAACTGACGTCACGGATGGACGTCGACTCCGAAGACAGGGACGGCAAAAGCGATGTCTTCGATACATCTTTCTCAACCACCAGCAAAACTCTTAAAATAACAGCCCTATACGACGCTAACGACAACCTAATCAAATTGAAAttcctaaaaaataaactcattCCTCAGAAGATTTGGAAAATTATCGGGCTCATGATCCAATTTCAAACctatcttactaatattacgATTAATGGTGGTCTTGATCAGTATACGATTTACGAAATCAGCAAGTTCCTTAATACTTCTCATCTCACTGAATTAATTCTCGACTATTCTTTTCTGGGTGAAGCCAATTATTACTTACTATTTGAGTCAGAGAATCCCCTTCGCTATATATCACTCGCTGGATGTGGTATCGATAATACTATAGTTCAAACTATTGCTTCAAGACTAGCCTATCCCTTACCAGCGTCTAAAAAACTACGCATCCTTAATTTATcatcaaacaaaataacagATAGTGGAGCTAAACATCTAGCCGATACTCTTAGATCTAATAGACAtcttacttatttaaatatagctGGTAATAGAATCTCTGATGTAGGTGCGTCATATTTATTCGATGTTTTAAGTGAATTCCCGTTACTAACAGATGAAATAATGCAATCCAGACAAAGACACATGGACTATCTTAAACACAAAAACGACGTAATCGCGAAGATACTACAAGATTTGAAAGCTGGTGATTTCGAAAAAAGGGCCTCGAAGAGAAAATCTCTTAGACCACCATCGACTCCATCTACTAAAAGGGGAAAACTTGATAAAGAAGGTTCGTTGAAATCTCTAGTCGACCCGAATGCTAAAAGCCTCATAAACGTAGATATGTTATTATATGACAAAGCAATTAATATGGCTGAAAATGCCATTGGTGATTTTGAAGATCCATTTAGCTCAAGCAATACATGTGTTAGAGATGGTATTTTGTACTGTAAGGGCAATAATTCTCTCTCTTACTTAAATATTGGGTTCAATAATTTGAGTTATGTTTCATTGAATAGAATATTGAATGTACTCTTATATCAGAAGTCGTTAGATAGACGGCCTTCtggtttaattaatatagttattGAAGGAAATCCAATGCCAGCGTCTAGTTTGAAGATAAATGAAATAGATGATATCATAGATAAAGGTTTAGAATCGTTCAGGCGAATGTCAGGGTTTAAAAAGCGACCACATTCTAAAACCATGAAATGA